The following proteins are co-located in the Vigna angularis cultivar LongXiaoDou No.4 chromosome 2, ASM1680809v1, whole genome shotgun sequence genome:
- the LOC108329429 gene encoding uncharacterized protein LOC108329429: protein MAQFTTQGRLKLLFNGEGVSSILDQKDPFLYKCRSVQTSERKTRCIGSSARIYYASTSSLCNKNNRCNAGASSTAGNGSVHDEDDDEDEDADFDEDDDVFDGDGLSCFRGLVLDIAYRPVNVVGWKRAICLEFMEKADVLEYYAKTVNSPSGSFYIPAVLRVPHLLQVVKRRIIKNNLSRKNILFRDNYTCQYCSSRENLTIDHVVPAALGGEWTWENLVTACAKCNSKKGKKTLEEAKMKLIKVPKAPKDYDILAIPLTAAALRMLTLRKGTPEEWRQYLRSP from the exons ATGGCACAGTTCACTACGCAGGGTCGGCTGAAGTTGCTCTTCAATGGGGAGGGCGTGTCTTCTATTTTGGATCAGAAGGACCCTTTTCTCTACAAGTGCAGATCAGTTCAGACCAGCGAGCGAAAAACAAGGTGCATAGGTTCTTCTGCTAGGATTTACTATGCTTCAACATCTTCTTTGTGTAACAAAAACAACCGTTGTAATGCGGGAGCAAGCTCCACTGCTGGCAATGGGAGTGTtcatgatgaggatgatgatgaagatgaggacgCTGATTTTGATGAGGACGATGATGTGTTTGACGGAGATGGCTTGTCTTGTTTCCGTGGTTTGGTTTTGGACATAGCTTACAG GCCAGTAAATGTCGTAGGCTGGAAACGTGCTATATGTTTGGAGTTTATGGAGAAG GCTGATGTACTGGAGTATTATGCTAAGACAGTGAACTCCCCCAGTGGATCTTTCTATATACCAGCTGTCTTAAGG GTTCCACATTTACTTCAGGTTGTTAAAAGAAGAATAATCAAGAACAATCTCAGTCGAAAAAATATACTATTTCGAGACAATTACACCTGTCA GTATTGCTCTTCACGTGAGAATTTGACCATTGATCATGTTGTGCCCGCTGCGTTAGGTGGAGAATGGACATGGGAAAATCTA GTGACTGCTTGTGCCAAATGCAACTCCAAAAAGGGTAAAAAAACTTTGGAGGAGGCAAAAATGAAGTTGATTAAGGTCCCAAAG GCTCCAAAGGACTATGACATTCTTGCCATACCTCTAACTGCTGCGGCCCTGAGAATGCTGACATTAAGAAAGGGAACACCTGAAGAATGGCGTCAGTATCTTAGGTCTCCTTGA